The following coding sequences lie in one Apium graveolens cultivar Ventura chromosome 1, ASM990537v1, whole genome shotgun sequence genomic window:
- the LOC141671724 gene encoding NADH dehydrogenase [ubiquinone] flavoprotein 1, mitochondrial encodes MAPMKGILSLRRAALFRHHNEHWGMGSRLFSTQSATTGTTPQPPPPPPPPEKTHFGGLKDEDRIFTNVYGLHDPFLKGALKRGDWHRTKDLVLKGTDWIVNEMKKSGLRGRGGAGFPSGLKWSFMPKVSDGRPSYLVVNADESEPGTCKDREIMRHDPHKLLEGCLIAGVGMRASAAYIYIRGEYVNERLNLEKARQEAYKAGYLGKNACGSGYDFDVHIHFGAGAYICGEETALLESLEGKQGKPRLKPPFPANAGLYGCPTTVTNVETVAVSPTILRRGPEWFSSFGRKNNSGTKLFCISGHVNKPCTVEEEMSIPLKELLERHCGGVRGGWDNLLAVIPGGSSVPLIPKNLCEDVLMDFDALKAVQSGLGTAAVIVMDKSTDVVDAIARLSYFYKHESCGQCTPCREGTGWLWMIMERMKVGNAKLEEIDMLQEVTKQIEGHTICALGDAAAWPVQGLIRHFRPELERRIRERADRELLQAAAA; translated from the coding sequence GCACCTATGAAGGGAATACTTTCTCTACGTAGAGCTGCATTGTTTCGGCATCACAATGAGCATTGGGGAATGGGTAGTAGATTGTTCAGTACTCAGTCTGCAACTACTGGTACTACTCCTCAGCCTCCTCCACCACCTCCTCCTCCTGAGAAAACCCACTTTGGTGGCCTGAAAGATGAAGATCGTATTTTCACCAATGTGTATGGTTTACATGACCCGTTTCTCAAAGGTGCTTTAAAACGAGGTGATTGGCACAGAACGAAAGATCTTGTACTCAAGGGCACTGATTGGATTGTAAATGAAATGAAGAAATCTGGCCTTCGGGGACGTGGTGGTGCTGGTTTTCCATCTGGTCTAAAGTGGTCTTTTATGCCGAAGGTATCTGATGGCCGCCCTTCATATCTTGTAGTCAATGCTGATGAGAGTGAACCTGGAACTTGCAAGGACAGAGAAATCATGCGTCACGATCCACACAAGTTACTAGAGGGATGCCTGATTGCTGGTGTGGGAATGAGGGCTAGTGCTGCATATATTTACATTAGAGGTGAATATGTGAATGAACGACTAAATCTTGAAAAAGCTAGGCAAGAAGCTTACAAAGCTGGATATTTGGGGAAGAATGCTTGTGGATCTGGTTATGATTTTGATGTACATATCCACTTTGGTGCTGGTGCCTATATATGTGGTGAAGAGACGGCACTTCTAGAGAGTCTTGAAGGAAAGCAAGGAAAACCTAGACTAAAGCCTCCTTTTCCCGCAAATGCAGGGCTTTATGGCTGCCCCACAACTGTTACAAATGTGGAAACTGTAGCAGTTTCTCCAACAATTTTAAGGCGAGGACCAGAGTGGTTTTCCAGCTTTGGCAGGAAGAACAATTCTGGTACAAAACTATTTTGCATCTCCGGTCATGTGAACAAGCCGTGTACGGTTGAAGAGGAGATGAGTATACCATTGAAGGAGCTTCTAGAGAGGCACTGTGGTGGTGTCAGAGGTGGATGGGACAATTTGCTTGCAGTAATCCCTGGTGGATCATCTGTTCCATTGATTCCTAAGAATTTATGCGAGGATGTGCTGATGGATTTTGACGCACTCAAGGCTGTTCAATCGGGTTTGGGAACTGCAGCTGTGATTGTCATGGATAAATCGACTGATGTTGTAGATGCAATTGCAAGGCTCTCTTACTTTTACAAGCACGAGAGTTGTGGACAGTGCACACCTTGCAGGGAGGGTACAGGATGGCTATGGATGATCATGGAGAGAATGAAGGTTGGAAATGCAAAGTTGGAGGAGATTGACATGCTTCAAGAGGTCACAAAACAGATTGAAGGGCACACTATTTGTGCCTTGGGTGATGCTGCTGCCTGGCCTGTTCAGGGTCTTATCAGGCACTTTAGGCCGGAGCTTGAAAGGAGAATCAGGGAGCGAGCAGATAGGGAATTGCTGCAAGCTGCTGCCGCCTGA
- the LOC141671733 gene encoding putative nucleoredoxin 1 encodes MHSTHSLFLEIFSKVTWPAIPLSDIKSRKLLQTKFGISDPSSHSFIIDQRGVVLQCDATDFLCRYGAAGYPFTQERIEFLEYEDNVARMQPSIKRILASAEHDYLITNKGNQVPLHNLEDKVVGLYFCADLYDKNITIELKAAYEELSRNMADFEVVLIYPHDWWKSWGRRDDEDLFWKAFEEMPWLSLPFEDTNRSKQLQRIFEYPQEILEGQKPDPSLVIIGPQGNFAEKYGANILLGCGVSAYPFVFSNAVDSEIEMVKNLKPEMFWDLDTVFRRKNGSRVRFSQLLGKRIIVLFQNWGSSFNSLLWDFRIGIVRRALWPGVGEEVFPFHVYGDLENEVFADLI; translated from the coding sequence ATGCATTCTACTCACAGTTTatttttggaaatattttctaaGGTTACATGGCCTGCCATCCCGCTGTCAGACATCAAATCCAGGAAACTCTTGCAAACAAAATTTGGCATCTCCGACCCTTCATCTCACTCGTTTATCATTGACCAGAGAGGTGTGGTTTTACAATGTGATGCCACCGATTTTTTGTGTAGGTATGGAGCTGCGGGTTATCCTTTTACCCAAGAAAGAATAGAATTCCTGGAATATGAAGATAATGTAGCCAGAATGCAGCCTTCGATAAAAAGAATCTTGGCCTCTGCTGAGCATGATTATCTCATCACTAACAAAGGAAACCAGGTACCTCTTCACAACCTTGAAGATAAGGTGGTAGGTTTATATTTTTGTGCCGATCTTTATGACAAAAACATCACAATAGAACTTAAGGCAGCTTATGAAGAGTTATCTAGAAATATGGCAGACTTTGAGGTTGTGCTCATTTACCCGCATGATTGGTGGAAATCTTGGGGCCGCAGGGATGATGAAGATTTGTTCTGGAAAGCATTCGAGGAAATGCCTTGGCTGTCTCTCCCTTTCGAAGACACAAATCGTAGTAAGCAGTTGCAGAGGATCTTCGAGTATCCCCAAGAAATACTGGAAGGCCAAAAGCCAGATCCGAGTCTGGTGATTATTGGACCTCAAGGAAATTTCGCCGAAAAATATGGCGCCAACATTTTGCTAGGGTGTGGTGTTTCGGCATACCCATTCGTGTTTTCTAATGCTGTCGATTCAGAGATTGAAATGGTGAAGAATTTGAAGCCGGAGATGTTCTGGGATCTAGACACCGTCTTTAGACGTAAAAATGGAAGCCGGGTTCGATTTTCCCAACTTCTTGGCAAGAGGATTATAGTCTTATTTCAGAATTGGGGTTCTTCTTTTAACTCTCTGTTATGGGATTTCAGAATTGGGATTGTTAGAAGGGCTCTCTGGCCTGGAGTTGGAGAAGAGGTTTTTCCCTTTCACGTCTACGGGGATTTGGAAAACGAGGTCTTTGCTGATTTGATATAG
- the LOC141722172 gene encoding putative nucleoredoxin 2, whose translation MPTTRSGRDTTSCSEVNKLKRKRNSVEKQSCCIKTGDTVDLSKLLFTTHRNYLFNYNLNQRVQAKELDGKVIILLFASPHESSSWRYDITHLLDIYSKLQPIGGVEIIFVAVGDDFTCQYDSQSSMHSTPHSLFLEIFYKVTWPAIPLSDIKSRKLLQTKFGISDHSSHSIIIDQRGVVLQCDATDLFCRYGAAGYPFTQERIEFLESEDNVARVQPSIKRILASAEHDYVITSKGNQVPLHNLEDKVVGLYFCADLYDKNITIELKAAYEELSRNMGDFEVVLIYPHDWWKSCGRRDDEDLFWKAFEEMPWLSLPFEDTNRTKQLQRIFEYPQEILEGQKPDPSLVIIGPQGNFAEKYGANILLGCGVSAYPFAFSNAVDSEVEMVKNLKPEMFWDLDTVFRRKNGSRVRFSQLLGKRIIVVFQNWGSSFDSLLWDLKEMYVKMKGTSDEFEVIHVHHGMRSYRVVAAMPWLIHIPFNEDSFGHKFIDDAFRGVNSGLLAFDRDGSVVRRALWPAVGEEVFPFHVYGDLENEVFADLIRKINIPLDPEVLEFL comes from the exons ATGCCAACAACCAGGTCTGGGAGAGACACGACGTCGTGCAGCGAAGTTAATAAATTAAAGAGGAAGAGGAACAGTGTGGAGAAGCAAAGTTGTTGCATTAAGACAGGAGATACAGTCGATTTATCGAAACTTCTATTCACCACTCACAGAAACTACCTCTTCAACTACAACCTAAACCAACGG GTCCAGGCCAAGGAGCTGGATGGCAAGGTTATTATTTTACTTTTTGCGTCACCACATGAAAGTAGCTCTTGGAGGTATGATATAACACACTTGTTGGATATTTACAGTAAGTTACAGCCCATAGGCGGTGTTGAGATCATCTTCGTTGCAGTTGGGGATGATTTTACTTGCCAGTATGACTCACAATCGTCTATGCATTCTACTCCTCACAGTttatttttagaaatattttaTAAGGTTACATGGCCTGCCATCCCGCTGTCAGACATCAAATCCAGGAAACTCCTGCAAACAAAATTTGGCATCTCCGACCATTCATCTCACTCAATTATCATTGACCAGAGAGGTGTGGTTTTACAATGTGATGCCACCGATTTGTTCTGTAGGTATGGAGCTGCGGGTTATCCTTTTACCCAAGAAAGAATAGAATTCCTGGAATCTGAAGATAACGTAGCCAGAGTGCAGCCTTCAATAAAAAGAATCTTGGCCTCTGCTGAGCATGATTATGTCATCACTAGCAAAGGAAACCAGGTACCTCTTCACAACCTTGAAGATAAGGTGGTAGGTTTATATTTTTGTGCCGATCTTTATGACAAAAACATCACAATAGAACTTAAGGCAGCTTATGAAGAGTTATCTAGAAATATGGGAGACTTTGAGGTTGTGCTCATTTACCCGCATGATTGGTGGAAATCTTGCGGCCGCAGGGATGATGAAGATTTGTTCTGGAAAGCATTTGAGGAAATGCCTTGGCTGTCTCTCCCATTCGAAGACACAAATCGTACTAAGCAGTTGCAGAGGATCTTCGAATATCCCCAAGAAATACTGGAAGGCCAGAAGCCAGATCCGAGCCTGGTGATTATTGGACCTCAAGGAAATTTCGCCGAAAAATATGGCGCCAACATTTTGCTAGGGTGTGGTGTTTCGGCATACCCATTCGCGTTTTCTAATGCTGTGGATTCAGAGGTTGAAATGGTGAAGAATTTGAAGCCAGAGATGTTCTGGGATCTGGACACCGTCTTTAGACGTAAAAATGGAAGCCGAGTTCGATTTTCCCAACTTCTTGGCAAGAGAATTATAGTCGTATTTCAGAATTGGGGTTCTTCTTTTGACTCTCTGTTATGGGATTTAAAAGAAATGTATGTGAAGATGAAGGGTACAAGTGATGAGTTTGAAGTGATCCACGTCCATCATGGGATGAGGTCTTATCGCGTTGTTGCAGCTATGCCATGGTTGATCCATATTCCTTTTAATGAAGACTCGTTTGGTCACAAGTTTATAGATGATGCTTTTAGAGGTGTTAATAGTGGACTTCTTGCATTTGATCGTGATGGATCGGTTGTTAGAAGGGCTCTCTGGCCTGCAGTTGGAGAAGAGGTTTTTCCCTTTCACGTCTACGGGGATTTGGAAAACGAGGTCTTTGCTGATTTGATACGGAAGATAAATATACCCCTGGATCCGGAAGTGCTAGAATTTCTATGA
- the LOC141722188 gene encoding uncharacterized protein LOC141722188, giving the protein MCKRLPVFNDQPQTADDLEAEPFRVDVAFGFDCFSDDFKVLRIEYDAINHVQPVTVRGVYLYTLKSDMWKEIIVGVTLPSFVCYAFCPVLISGPVVDGVLYLEGMNEMVTFDLHNEVFGLIEFPSFVQRRKSNVFNFQGSVAVFAEELITDDDGSSSEIISLWTMAAASDKVFWNKAFTIDPGLEVDWVFEHFGAKQFLGRDKLGETVHDFGNKKTKAIEFPSQSFLVKALKHSESFLSIEGFKQIKED; this is encoded by the coding sequence ATGTGTAAGAGACTTCCTGTATTTAATGATCAACCCCAAACTGCTGATGATTTGGAAGCCGAACCTTTTAGAGTCGATGTAGCATTTGGTTTTGATTGTTTTTCGGACGATTTTAAGGTTTTAAGGATTGAATATGAtgcaattaatcatgttcagcCTGTTACTGTACGAGGAGTGTATTTGTACACACTTAAGTCTGATATGTGGAAGGAGATCATTGTTGGTGTTACATTACCTAGTTTTGTTTGTTACGCCTTTTGTCCTGTTTTGATATCGGGTCCAGTTGTAGACGGGGTATTGTATTTGGAAGGTATGAATGAGATGGTAACTTTTGATTTGCATAACGAAGTGTTTGGACTCATTGAGTTCCCTAGCTTCGTGCAAAGAAGGAAGTCAAATGTTTTCAATTTTCAAGGCTCTGTTGCGGTATTTGCTGAAGAATTGATAACTGATGATGATGGATCATCAAGTGAGATTATTAGTCTATGGACTATGGCAGCAGCTTCAGATAAAGTGTTTTGGAACAAGGCATTTACTATCGACCCTGGTCTGGAGGTAGATTGGGTGTTTGAGCATTTCGGTGCAAAGCAGTTTCTTGGAAGGGATAAATTAGGAGAAACGGTGCACGACTTTGGGAATAAAAAGACCAAAGCTATTGAATTTCCATCTCAAAGCTTTCTGGTAAAAGCTCTCAAGCACAGCGAGAGCTTCCTCTCAATAGAAGGATTTAAGCAAATCAAGGAAGACTGA
- the LOC141711774 gene encoding uncharacterized protein LOC141711774: MIQGTIGAFANIETKFIKVESRLDKMASSQKMLESQIGQIANKVGFREQGALPSQPDVNVKEQCKVITLRSGRELPEIAAPTLKDEILPPKKRKTHQVNMEISESVDDEPEREKPTQKVPMKPYIPPIPFPQRLKNCKLEKQYEIFLKMFCEIHISIPFVDALAQIPLYAKFMNEVLSNRKKFEEVKTITLHEECTSVIQYTIPPKLKDPRIFSLPCTIGEIGIKKALCDLGASVSLMPLSIYKRLNLGELKKIRISLHLIDKSIKYPLGVLEDVLLKVDRFIIPCDFVVLELNEDADIPIILGRPFLATAGTNIDVKAGKLTLNVGEVKVDFDLNQAVKGLSVKTGCYLVNVRE, encoded by the coding sequence ATGATACAAGGAACTATTGGGGCCTTCGCCAATATAGAGACTAAATTTATAAAGGTTGAGTCAAGGCTTGATAAGATGGCGTCATCTCAAAAGATGTTGGAATCACAAATTGGCCAAATTGCAAATAAGGTTGGTTTTCGTGAACAAGGAGCACTTCCTAGTCAACCCGATGTGAATGTCAAAGAGCAATGCAAGGTTATCACTTTGAGGAGTGGAAGAGAACTACCAGAAATTGCGGCTCCAACACTTAAAGATGAGATTCTTCCTCCTAAGAAGAGAAAAACACATCAAGTTAATATGGAGATTTCTGAAAGTGTTGACGACGAACCAGAAAGGGAGAAGCCCACACAGAAAGTTCCAATGAAACCATACATCCCTCCAATTCCTTTTCCACAAAGATTAAAAAATTGCAAGTTAGAGAAGCAGTATGAAATTTTTTTGAAGATGTTTTGTGAGATTCATATTAGCATTCCGTTCGTTGATGCATTGGCTCAAATACCCCTTTATGCAAAATTTATGAATGAGGTATTGTCCAATAGGAAGAAGTTTGAGGAGGTAAAAACAATCACTCTTCATGAAGAATGTACTTCTGTCATTCAATACACAATTCCTCCTAAACTAAAGGATCCTAGGATTTTTTCTTTGCCATGCACCATTGGTGAAATCGGAATTAAAAAAGCCTTGTGTGATCTTGGAGCTAGTGTGAGTTTAATGCCACTTTCTATTTACAAAAGACTTAACTTGGGAGAGTTAAAAAAGATAAGAATTTCACTGCATCTTATAGATAAATCGATAAAATATCCACTAGGTGTACTTGAAGATGTTTTATTAAAGGTGGATAGATTTATTATTCCGTGTGATTTTGTTGTGTTGGAGTTGAATGAGGATGCTGATATTCCAATTAttttgggaagaccattcttggcaaCTGCAGGAACCAATATTGATGTGAAAGCTGGTAAGCTTACATTGAACGTGGGAGAAGTAAAGGTTGACTTTGATCTTAATCAAGCTGTGAAAGGGTTGTCAGTTAAAACTGGGTGCTATCTAGTGAATGTTAGGGAATAA